One Gadus chalcogrammus isolate NIFS_2021 chromosome 22, NIFS_Gcha_1.0, whole genome shotgun sequence genomic window carries:
- the LOC130376312 gene encoding ubiquitin carboxyl-terminal hydrolase 37-like: MVSHLGESINTGHYVSDVAGEDGAGWLTLNDARVTPAETPVLRTREKTAYMLFYVLSGAEEGSHVPLAQNQEPSGAERD; encoded by the exons ATGGTCTCTCACCTCGGGGAGAGCATCAACACCG GCCACTACGTCAGTGACGTCGCTGGAGAGGACGGCGCCGGATGGTTGACCCTCAACGACGCCCGTGTGACGCCCGCGGAGACGCCGGTCCTGAGGACCAGAGAGAAGACCGCCTACATGTTGTTTTACGTCCTAAG TGGAGCAGAAGAGGGAAGCCATGTCCCACTGGCTCAGAACCAGGAGCCATCTGGAGCTGAGAGGGACTGA
- the LOC130376127 gene encoding ubiquitin carboxyl-terminal hydrolase 37-like encodes MERGTSHLEQNQVQTWKDHSNQSTYRLSGMVSHLGESINTGHYVSDVAGEDGAGWLTLNDARVTPAETPVLRTREKTAYMLFYVLSGAEEGSHVPLAQNQEPSGAERD; translated from the exons ATGGAGAGGGGGACATCGCATCTGGAGCAAAACCAAGTGCAAACATGG AAGGATCACAGCAACCAGAGCACCTACCGTCTGTCGGGGATGGTCTCTCACCTCGGGGAGAGCATCAACACCG GCCACTACGTCAGTGACGTCGCTGGAGAGGACGGCGCCGGATGGTTGACCCTCAACGACGCCCGTGTGACGCCCGCGGAGACGCCGGTCCTGAGGACCAGAGAGAAGACCGCCTACATGTTGTTTTACGTCCTAAG TGGAGCAGAAGAGGGAAGCCATGTCCCACTGGCTCAGAACCAGGAGCCATCTGGAGCTGAGAGGGACTGA